The window GTCCTCAACTGTTTGCGTGGCTGGTTCGCTTCGCGGAAAAGTGGGATGCGAATGTGTGGAACTTCAACGTCTTTGCTTCACGCGATGGAGGATCAGCAAGACCGTTTGTTTGAATCTCGGCATGGCTTGGCGAGGGAACGTTGCCTGACGGAACAATTGAGGACAATTGTTCTACTCTGTGGGCGCTGCGTTCAGCTCTGTTTGCGTTTGCGATACTCAGTCGGCGACATCTTCATGATGCGTTGAAAACTGCGACTGAAGTGTGCGTGGTCATAGAAGCCGCAACTCTGTGCGATCGTGGTCACACGCTCATCCGTTTCTCGCAACCATCGCGCCGCATTCTCCACTCGAACGCGAATCAAATACTGGCGGGGTGACGCACCAAACGCCAAACGAAATCGCCTCTCAAAATGACTTGCCGACAACCCCGCCATCTCAGCCAAGTGCCCCGTCGGAATGTCTTCGCGATAGTGAGCGTGGATGTACTCCATCACCTTCTCCAACGAGTCCGCGCTGCCCGACTGCATCCTTTCGACTTGACGTGAAAACCCCGCGACACCGATCACTCGTCCACGGCGATCCTTCAGCGGAATCTTGCTGGTCGTGACCAACCGCGGCGACCCGGCTTCTTCGGGCGCACTTTCAATTCGGTTGATGATCGCTTCTTTCGATTCCATCACCTGCAAATCGTCTTCTCGATATTCGTCCGCCCGTGTCTTCGGAAAGAAGTCGTGATCGGTCTTCCCGATTGCTTCCGACTCGGACAACACGCCGCAGTATTCACAACCACGACGATTCAGCGCCATGAACCTGCCCTCGCGATCTTTGACGAAAAAGGACACATCCGGCAACCAATCAAAGAGCTTCAAAATCTCCTGACCGGGAGCCAAGCGAGCGAAAAACGCTTGTCTATTGAGTGTCTTTTTCATGCTGTTTTTTTACACAAGAATAATCGCTTCATGCAAGACAACCAACGTTTTCCCAGCGAAACTGGTCTCCGAATCAATCGTTCCCGCGCGGTACCTCGTTCCGCTCGTCCCCATCACTTCACCTGGATCTCGACCCTTGACCCAGACACCCCGCCGCAACTTCTTGCAGAAAACCGCCGTCACCGCTCTCGCCGCGACCGCTGCCACTCGCACGTTGACCGCCGCGCCGCCCAAGGACGAACCCGAGATCATCGGCCACGGTGATTATCGCTATCGTGTGATTCGTGACTGGGCCCAAATCAGTGCACTCCGAACGCCGCTTCTTAACTGTCACGAAATGGTGCAGGACAAACGCGGCCGGTTGTTCATGATTGGTGACCACACCGACAACAACATCCTCGTCTTTGACAAATCCGGCAAACTGCTGGATGCCTGGGGAACCATCTTCCCCGGCGGTCACGGGCTCAGCCTGATGGACGAAGGTGACGAAGAGTTCCTGTTGATCACCGATGGCGGATGGACCCTGGATCGCAACGGTAAAGCGATCCGCAACAACGGCCGCGTGACCAAGATGTCGCTGGATGGCCGCATCCTGTTTGACATCGGCCATCCACAAACCATTGGCATCTACAACGCTGGTGATCCGTTCTGCCCAACCGAAACCACCGTCGGTCCCAATGGGGACATCTATGTGGCTGATGGCTACGGCAAGGACTATGTGATTCAGTACAACAGCAACGGCGAATACATTCGCCACTGGGGTGGGCACAACAACGAAGACCCCAACATGAATCTGAAGAACGCCCATGGAGTCGCACTCGACACCCGTGACCCGAATCAACCTTTGATCGTCTGCACCTCACGCAGCGAATGTTGCTTCAAGTTCTTCACATTGGATGGCCAATACGTGAAGACGGTTTCGCTGCCGAACATGCGAGTTTGTCGTCCGGTCATCGACGACCAAAACTTGTACGCGGGAGTCTGCTGGTCCCAACCGCGTTCGGGAGGATCGCCTTGGGCCGGTCACACCGGATTCATGACCGTCCTGGAAGGCGACCAAGTCGTCTCCAACCCAGGTGGTTCCGAACCGGAGTACATCGATGGCGTGCTTCAGAATTCTTATCAGCTTGAAAGCCAGCCGATCATGCACGGCCATGACGTTTGCGTCGACGAAGACAAAAACCTGTACGTGTGCCAGTGGAACGCCAACCACACGCCACCAATCAAGCTCGAACGAATCTAGTCCACGTTGGAGTCTGCCCGCCCGGACCGTTTCGCACCCCAGCAACCTTCCCCACAGCTGCTAATCCACCATGTTCGTTTCGCTTCGTTCTCTCATCCCTTTCCTGCTCGTTTGGCCGACGGTCACTTCCGCCGTTGTCTTCGCTGAAGATGACATTGACTTCAACCGTGACATCCGGCCGATCCTTTCGGACCGTTGTTACTTTTGCCACGGTCCTGACGATGGCACCCGAGAAGCGGACCTGCGTTTGGACATCCGCGAAGACGCGGCGTACGTGTTGGAATCAGATGAACTGCTGGATCGAGTCCAAAGCGATGATCCCGATCTGGTGATGCCACCGCCTCACGCGAATCTGGAGCTGACCGACGAGCAGAAAGAGATGCTAAAGCGTTGGATCGACGAAGGAGCTCCTTACGCAGCGCATTGGTCGTTTGAAAAACTACCTCTGACGGTCGAAACGCCCTCGGTCAAACAGGCCGACTGGCCCAAACAAACCATTGACCCCTTTGTTCTGGCCAAAATCGAAGCGGCCGGACAACAGCCCAACCCAGAAGCGGATCCGTTGCGCTGGTTGCGCCGAGTCACGTTGGACTTGACCGGGTTGCCACCATCAGCAGAAACCATTCAAAGCTTTGAGAAAGCCGTCCAGAAAGATCGCGAACGAGCGTATGAAGCGGCGGTCGATCAACTGCTGCAATCATCCGCGTTCGGCGAACACATGTCGATCGCATGGCTCGACGTGGCTCGCTACGCCGATTCCTATGGCTATCAAAGCGACAAGCTCAACACCCAGTGGCCCTATCGCGACTGGGTCGTTCGCGCCCTGAACCAAAACCTTCCGTACGACGATTTCTTGACGTGGCAAATCGCCGGTGACCTGCTGGAAGACCCAATGCGAGACCAGCAACTGGCGACCGCTTTCAATCGCATTCATCGTCTGAACAACGAAGGCGGTGCGGTCTTTGAAGAATGGCGAATCGAGAACGCAGCCGATCGAGTTCACACCTTCAGCACCGCCGTGATGGGACTGACCTTGGAGTGTGCCCGTTGCCACGATCACAAGTACGACCCGATCACCGCTCGCGAATTCTATTCGCTCTCAGCATTCTTCAATTCGATCGACGAGAGCGGCGTTTACGATCGCACTGAGAAAGTCCCCTGCCCGTCGATGCTGCTTCCCACCGAAGAAGAATCCGCGGCACTCGAGCGGTCTCGTCAAGAACTAGCTGCTTCAGAACAACATTACCAAGCGGTCCTTGCCGCTACCAAGGATCGATTCAAGACCAGCGAAGCGGCGTCCATCACCGCTGACGACATTCCTGACCTGCGACTCGCCTTGTCGTTCGATCAAGGCTTCGACAACGCTGTCAAACCCGTTTATCACCCATCCGAGTCCGACCGAGCTTGGGCAAAGATGTGTGACTTGGTTCCCGTCGAAGATTGCCAGATCGCTCGGCTGAATCCAACACTTGCCGATGATGATAAAGCTCGTTTGGCCGCCAAAGACGATTCCAAAGAAGCAGCCTCCAATCAATCCAGCGGTCCGAGCGACCGAATGGCATTGAAGTTGGACGGCGAACGCGGTGTGACCGCTCACGACATTGAACCACTGGATCGTTGGACACCATTCACCGTCGTCGTCACGCTCAACGATCCCGAACGTTCTCCTGAACGCAGCCTGATTGTTCATCACACTCGCGGAACCGACTGTGGCTACAACGGATACGACCTGACGATCCAAGATGGTCACCTCGAATCTCGCATGGCTCGGGTTTGGCCGGGCAACGCCATCAGCGTTCGAACAGTGGAACCCATCCCAGCCAACCAATGGCATCAAGTCGCGGCAACCTACGACGGATCGTCCCAGGCGTCAGGGCTGAAGCTCTTCCTCAATGGGCGTGAACTGGAAACAGTGACGCTGCGAGACGAAGTCAAAAAATCATGCAACGTTGTCGTCGACCATGGCGGAGACTTCGTGATCGGACAACGATTCCGAGCTCGCGGGTTCGCCGGTGGCTTGATCGATGATGTCCGTCTTTACGAACGCAACCTGACATCGCTTGAACTGCAAGTCTTAGCGACCGGCGAAGCTCGACCCGCTGACGCCGCCACGTTCGCATCCGCATTGGATCAAGACGCTCGCGAAGCGTTTGCTCAACTTCGCCAGGCCCGGCACGAATTTGTGATGGCAGAAGAGGTCATCCAAGAAATCCCGATCATGCGTGAGATGGACGAACCTCGCGAAACGCACCTGTTGCTACGCGGGGAATACGATGCCGAAACCAACGAAACCACACGGGTTGAACGAACGGTTCTGAAAGCCATCCCGATTCCGTTCCCTGAAGACGCTCGCAAGGATCGCCTCGGGTTGGCACAATGGATCACGCACCCAGAGCACCCGCTAACCGCTCGCGTTGCCGTCAACCGACTGTGGGGCAACTTCTTCGCCGATCCGTTGGTCCGCACGCCCGAGAACTTTGGTTTGCAAGGTGACCTGCCAACGCATCCGGAGCTTCTCGATTGGTTGGCTCGCGATTTTGTTGATCACGATTGGGACATCCAACGCTTGTGCCGCAACATCGTGCTCTCGGCGACCTATCGTCAAGATTCCCGCTGCACGCAAGAACAATTCAACAGCGACCCGACCAATCGCCTGCTCGCCCGAGGCCCGTCCTATCGACTCGCCGCCGAACAAATTCGCGACCTCGCGTTGGCTGCTTCTGGATTACTCAATCCCGAGATGGGCGGACCTCCGGTGTCGCCTTATCAACCGGGCCAAGACCTTTGGCGAGAATCCAACGGGATGTCGCCGCCGTATCAACAGTCGGTTGGCAAATCGCTCTACCGTCGGTCGCTGTATTCGGTTTGGAAACGCACCGCACCGCTTCCCAACATGATGGTTTTCGATGCATCGTCGCGTGAAGTCTGCACGGTCAAACGATCGCGAACCAACACGCCATTGCAAGCACTCGTGCTGCTCAACGATGAACAATTCATCGAAGCCGCTCGGGTACTGGCAACCGCTTTGATGAGCAACGAGGCACCGGAACAACGAATCGAGAACGCATTCTTGCAACTGGCAGGACGACGTCCCGATCCAACCGAACTGGAAGAACTCGTCACGCTCTATCAACAAGAGCAAACGTTCTTCGAGAAAGACGTTGATTCGGCCAAGAGCTACCTGTCGATCGGCGAACGCGAACTGCCCAGCGAAGTCCCCCTCGCCGAACTCGCAACCACGACCTCACTGTGCCAAGTCATCCTGAACCTGGACGCCACGATTTGGAAACGCTAGCGGCCTGTTGATTTGGTCATATACCGAATGGCAACAATTAGCCGATGGGCGTTAGCCCCGGTTGGCGTCTGACCAACCGCCGCTAACGCGGTGCGGCTCATTCAATCAACAGCCCGCTAGGGCGGTCCATCCCCAAACCGTTTCATCGAACTTCCATGCCACCACCCTTCTCGCCATCTTTCACGCGAGGGAACCCATCATGACTCCTGATTTCTCACTGCAATCCAAACGCCGTGTCTTTCTGAAGCAAGCCACCTCCACCGTCGGTGCCGCCGCGCTGGCGCACTTGCTCGGACGTGACATGGCATCGGCCGCAGCACCCGCTGCAAATCTTGGCGGGATGCACTTTGCTCCCAAAGCAAAACGGATCATCTATCTGTTCCAATCCGGCGGCCCGGCCCAGCAAGACTTGTTCGACCACAAACCGATGCTCGAACAAATGCACGGACGCGAATTGCCTCCCGAGGTTCGTGGCGAGCAACGTTTGACCGGCATGTCGGTGAATCAAAGCTCGTTGCCGGTGGCAGCCTCCAAGTTCAAGTTTGCCCAACATGGACAATCCGGTGCTTGGCTGAGCGAACTGCTACCGTATCACCGGGACATCGTCGACGATGTGTGCTTCATCAAATCAATGCACACCGAAGCGATCAATCACGACCCCGCGATCACGTTCTTTCAAACCGGGTCGCAGATCGCTGGCCGGCCATCGCTCGGTTCGTGGATCTCCTATGGACTGGGAAGCGAAAACGACGACCTTCCCGCCTTTGTGGTGCTGGTCACCAAAGGCCAAGGCGGTCAACCGCTTTACTCACGTTTGTGGGGCAACGGATTCCTGGATTCCAAGTATCAAGGCGTCCAGTTCCGGGGCGGTGAAGATCCCGTGTTGTATCTGTCCAACCCCGAAGGCATCTCGCGCGATCATCGGCGTCAACAACTCGACTCGATCAACCGTTTGAACTCGCACCAGTATCAACGCGAATTTGATCCAGAGATCCAATCGCGGATCGCTCAGTACGAGATGGCGTTCAAGATGCAAACCAGCGTTCCCGATGCGACGGACTTCTCCGACGAACCGGAGTCCACGTTCGACTTGTACGGTGAAGACGCCAAGCAACCCGGGACCTTCGCCGCCAACTGTTTGCTGGCTCGACGATTGGCACAACGAGACGTTCGGTTCATTCAGCTCTACCATCAAGGATGGGACCAACATTCCAACCTGCCAAAGGGAATCGCCGGTCAAGCCAAAGAAACCGACCAGGCATCCGCCGCATTGGTCAAAGACCTCAAGCGTCTGGGAATGCTGGATGACACCCTGGTCATCTGGGGCGGTGAGTTTGGACGCACGTCGTACTCACAAGGCACACTGACGCCGGGCAACTATGGCCGCGACCACCATCCGCGTTGCTTCACGACGTGGATGGCCGGCGGCGGAATCCGTCCCGGAATGAGTTACGGAACGACCGATGAGTTCAGCTACAACGTGGCGGAAAACGGTGTCCACGTGCATGACTTCAATGCCACGATCCTGAACCTGATGGGCATCGATCACGAGCGACTGACATACAAATACCAAGGCCGCCGGTTCCGTTTGACCGATGTGCACGGCCACGTCGTTCGCGATATTCTGGCGTGATCTTACGGCGAGCGTCGCTTGGCATTTGCCATCGAAAGCGACGTTCCACCGCGTGTGACGCTTCGCCACAGCTTTTCGCGTCGGTTCGCTCGGCAATAATGTGATGACATCGTTTCGGCTGGGACATACCGTCCCGCTCGATGTTTTCGCGTGTTGAATGCAAGAACATGAACTCGGTTCGCAAGCCGCCGACTCAAAAAGCGATTGTGCTGCTCGGCATCGGACACACCAATGCCCACGTGATGAAACAATGGGCCGATCGCCCAATCGCTCATTGCGATTTGATCTGCATCAGCCCGTTTCCCGTCGCAACCTATTCCGGCATGTTGCCCGGCACACTCGGTGAACAATTCACTGAAGAAGAAATGCAGATCGACTTGCGAGCGATGGCTGATCAAGCCGGGGCGACATTGATCATCGCCAAATCGACATCCATCGATCTGGATACGAACCAGATTCACTTCTCTGACCACGTCCCAGTGTCATTCGATGTGCTATCGATCGGAGTCGGATCGATGCCGGCCGGTTGGAACGAACACGAGTCGCCTTTGATCGTTCCAACCAAACCGATGCAAACGTTCCTGCGTCGATTGTCCGAACGAATCGATTGCGTGGATGATTCAAAGGGCACCAACAAACGAGTTGCCATCGTGGGTGGCGGAGTGGCCAGCATCGAAATCGCATTGTGCCTGCACGAACATCTCCGCAAGCAAGACCGACTCGACCGAGTGCAGTTAGATCTGTTCTCTCGCAGCCCATCCGTCAGCGATGAACTCAATGCGAAAAGCCAAGAAACCATTCTGCGGTTGCTGGCGGCGAGAAACATTCAAACCCACTTCAACTCGGCGGTTACCGAAATTGGTGATGATTCACTCACGACGAACGAAGGCGTAACGCTTCCGTTCGACGCGGTCGTCTGGGCAACCGGTGCCGCCCCACCAACCATCCTTCACCAAACGCAACTCGACACCGATGACCGCGGCTTTGTTGCCACATCTGAGACTCTTCAATCGCTGTCGCACCAACATGTTTTTTCCGTCGGAGACGCTGGAACGATCGTTCGTAATCCCGCCCCAAAAGCCGGCGTGACAGCGGTGCGTCAGAGTCCCATTCTATGGCACAACCTTCGAGCATTCGTTGCAGAAACGCCGCTGAAAAGATTCCGTTCGCGGAAGACGTTTCTCAAAATTCTGAATACCGGTGATGGAAAAGGCCTGCTCGACTACGGATGGTTTTCGTTCCATGCGAGCTGGTGCTGGACACTAAAGACTTGGATCGATCGTCGATTCATTCGCCAATTCCCTTCGCCGTGATGAACTCACCACGACATCAACCAACGGATACTTCCCCATGATGGACGTTGAGATTCTCAGCCGGTTGCAGTTTGCAGGAACGATCATGTTCCACTATCTGTTTCCGCCGTTGTCGATTGGCTTGGGTCTGCAACTGTTCCTATGCGAATTGGCGTATTACCGAACTCGCAATCCGGCATGGGAAGCGGCCGCCCGGTTTTGGACACGAATCTTTGCCGTCAATTTCGCGATGGGTGTGTCGACGGGCATCGTCATGGAGTTTGAGTTCGGCACCAACTGGGCCGCCTACTCTCGGTTTGTCGGCGACGTGTTCGGATCTGCACTGGCCGCCGAAGGGATCTTCGCGTTCTTCCTGGAAAGTGGATTCTTGGCTGTGCTCGTCTTTGGATGGGATCGAGTCGGTCCGACCATGCACTTGTTCAGCACGTTGATGGTGTTTCTGGGGTCGATGTTCAGCGCGGTATGGATCGTCGTCGCCAACAGTTGGCAACAAACGCCGTCCGGCTATCACATCGTTTGGCATGACGTGCAAGGCGAGTCCCTGCCGAGAGCCGAGGTCACCGATTTCTGGGCCATGGTTTTCAACCCATCATCGGTTGATCGCCTGACTCACACTTTGATCGGTGCATTCGTTCTGGGAGCATTTTTCGTCGCTTCGGTTTGTTCGTACTACTTGCTTAAAGGGCGACACGAAGAGATCGCGCGTCGCTGCTTGTCGATCGCATTGCCCACTTCGTTGCTGTTCACGATCCTTGCGGCCGCGACGGGTCATGACTCGGCTCAAAAGCTCGTCGAAACACAACCAGCGAAACTGGCTGCGATGGAGGCCCACTTCGAAACGACGGACCAGCCCACGGGACTTTACCTTTTCGGATGGCCCGACGCAGAAGAAGAGACCGTTCACTTCGGTGTCCAGCTCCCCTATCTGTTGAGTCTGATGGTCTACAACGATCCGATGGAACCCGTCCCTGGCATGGACCAAATCCCTTCCGACGAACGGCCGCCGGTTTGGTTGCCGTTTCAAACGTTTCATGTGATGGTCGGCTTGGGAACCATGATGATTGGAGTTTCGTCGCTCGCCTGCTGGTTCTGGTTTCGAGGCACCCTGCTGCAACGCCGCTGGTTGCTGTGGACGATCGTGTTCATGCCCATCGCTGCGATGACCGCGAATCAGGCTGGCTGGATCACTGCCGAAGTTGGCCGACAACCGTGGATCGTTTATCCGTCGATTCAAGACGGCGTGGAAATGATTGGCTTGAAAACGGCCGATGGTCTGAGCGAATCGGTCACCGCCGAACAAGTCCTCAGCTCCATCATCTTGTTTGGAATCATCTACTCGATGCTCTTCGCGGTCTGGGTGTTTGTGTTAAACCACAAAATTCAGCATGGCCCCGAAAGCGTCGATGCATTGCTAGAACACAAACGACGGACGCATCCGGGTTCCATGTCGGAACAATTTCAACGCACCGGAAAATCACATGGTGGGGATTTCCTCGAGGAGGACTCGGAATGAGCTACGAAACCGTCACGTTCGTCTGGTTTGTTTCGTTGGGTGTTCTGCTATGCGGCTACACGATCCTGGATGGGTTTGATCTGGGTGTTGGAATCCTTCATCCGTTCATCGCGAAAACGGATGAGGAACGTCGACTGGTCATGAATTCCATCGGACCGCTGTGGGATGGAAACGAAGTTTGGCTGGTCACATTTGGTGGAGCTCTCTTCGCTGCGTTTCCCGTCGCCTACGCCACCGTGTTCAGCAGTTTCTATCTCGCGTTCTACTTGCTCCTAACTTGCTTGATTGGCCGTGCCGTCAGCCTTGAGTTCCGTTCGAAAGTTCACTCTCCCACGTGGAGACGACTGTGGGACTTGGGTTTCTTTTTGTCCTCAACCTGCGCGGCGTTGCTGCTCGGCATCGCCGGTGGAAACGTCATGCAGGGAATGGAACTCGGACCCATGTACCATTACGAAGGCAGCTTGCTCAGCCAGTTGACTTGGTACCCGTTGTTGGTGGGAACGTTGACCGTGTCACTGTTTGCACTGCATGGTGCGATCTTCTTGTATCTAAAAACAGAACATGAATTGCAGCAGCGTGTGCGAGCGGCCATCACACCCTTGTTTTATGTTTTCGCCGGGATGTATTCGCTCGTCACGTTCGCGACATGGTGGCACGTGCCCCATGCAACCGAGAACATTGCCAACTATCCCATCCTTTGGGTCGTCCCAATCCTCAACGCGTTGGCGGTGTTGAACATTCCGCGTGCAATGCACCTCGGTAAACCCGCCTACGCCTTCTTCTCATCGGCGATGGTGATCCTGGCCCTGGCCTCGCTCTTCAGCGTCGCGATCTTTCCCAACTTCGTGCTTTCCACGATTGACCCCTCTTACAGCATCACGCTCGACAACGCGAGAAGCAGCGAGAGCACCCTGAACATCATGTTGATCATCGCGGGAATCGGGATGCCGTGTGTCATCAGCTACACCGTGATCATCTATTGGATCTTCCACGGAAAGGTACGACTGGATACCAACAGTTATTGAAGGCAACGGTGTGCCGTTGATTACGCACTTTGATCGAACAGCAGTCCGTTGAGAGAACGCCCTCGGCGGGTGGAAACACCAAACATGGACTGAAGATTTGCCAAAGCGTCCTTCGTCACGTTGTAAGCATCCAGCGCATCCGTGTTTTCGCTGTCGTACTTTCCACCCGATGCCAGTTGAAACAGATCCGCCAGCGCGGTCTGGGTTGCTTCCAGCGTTGTGCCAGTCAACGCTTCCATTTTGGAACTGCGATAGGACTCCGATGCGGACCCATTGGCGTTGATCGTGAAGTTGTCAAAACTGCCCCGAAAACCTTCGGCGAGTTGGAAACCGATCCGCACGCCATCCTGCTCGAATTCGTATCGTCCGTCGACCTTGGTCACTTCTTGACCGTTCATCATAAACTGTTCGCGAGTCGCTGATGATCGGTAGGTACTGGGAGTACCAGTGCGACGTTGAACAGTGACCTCGGAATCAATTTCAAATGTGTCCAGGGCTCCTACAAACCCGTCCACAAACTCCAAGTCGACCGAACTCTCGCCGAGGGACACCTCGAACGTGTTGGTGGATGAAGTGTAGGTTTGGCCGTTGATGGTTGCTTGGCCGTCTTGCCCATAAGCGTTGCCGTTTCCATCCCCACCCGTGATAGAAAACTCATCTTCATCTGATCGCAACGTGATGGGATCAATCGCTCCCAGAAATCCAGTTTCGATATCAAATGCCATCACAGCGGAATCGATGGTGACACTCAACTCATCGCCATTCGCGACGAATGATTGACCATTGAGAGTGGCCTCTGCATCGACACCGTAAGCCGTACCTGTTTCATCACCTCCGGTCAGGTCAAAGCTTCCGTCTGAGGTGGTCACTTCGATCGAGTCAAACGTCCCCGTGAACCCGGACTGCACGTCAAAGGAATACGAGCCGAGCGAATCGACATAGTCCACATGGTTTCCATCGGCAACGACGGATTCACCATTGATGGTCAATTGGGCATCCGTGCCAGCGGCGTTTCCGTTTCCATCCCCGCCATTCGTGTCGAAGGATCCCGACACAACGTCCACCTCGACAATGCCATCGGAGCCCTCACCTTGGCTTTCCAATGTCAGCCGACTGCCGGACAGCGTGGCCACCACTCCCGTGTCGCCCGTTCGATCGTTGATGTCGTCTCGGAGAGAACTGAGCGACTGAAAGGCGGAAACATCAATTTCAGCCGTACCCAACTCGCCTGTCAGATTGAACGTCGCGCTACCACTGACCGCACCTAAGAAGCCATCGTAAGTCAGCTGGCCTTTGGTTGCCGTTTGGTCGACGGTTCCGCTAAGAATGTTGGTCGAACGGGGCTCCGATGAGTTCACCGTGAACCCTTGAATCTGACCCGCGTTGACACCTTCGACATCGACATACTGAGTGATGTCATCCAACGTCACCTGAATGCTTTCCGACGATCCAACCGTTTGACCGCTGAACTGAAGCGTGTCGCCGTCGACCGTGGCGACCACTCCCGTGGACTCTGTTTCCGCATTGATTCGATCACGGACATCGCTCAGCGATTCACCTTGGACGATAGCAATTTGTTCGCTTCCCAGGTTGCCCGAAAGAGTGAACAAGGCGGTGTCGGCGACGTTGCCCCCGCTGCCTTGGTATTGCAACTTCGCAGTGTCTGCGGCGGTGGTGACGGTCCCGGACAGTTCGACCACGGCTCCATCCGCGATGCTTTGCAAATCGAATCGTGGGATCTGCGCCGCATTCACGCCCTCAACCGTTGGACGAAACTGTCGCACGACGTTGGACAATCGCACTTCCGCATCATCACCTCGCATTTGAGACACAAGTCGAAGCTCGTTCCCATTGACTTCTGCCTTGACACCGGTGAATGCCGAAACGTTGTTGATTTTCTCTGCGAATGAAAGCAACGATTCACCACGAGTGGTTTCCACATTCGCGGTGCCGAGATCTCCGCTCAGATCAAAGTTCGCTGATCCCGTGACCAACCCACTGGCATTGCCTTGATAAGTCAGTCGAGCAACGGCAGCCACGGAATCAACTTGTCCCTGTACTGTTTCGGACACGCCTTCGGGCAATCGGCTTAGATCAACACGATCGATCTGTGACGCATTGACTCCGAACAATTGATTGTCGCCGTAGTTTCGTCCTACTCGAACGGGTCGCACGGTCGCCTCCAGCGATTGAGAACTCCGCGACGTCAAACGCAGTTTCCCATCCAGTTCAATCGCCTTAACGCCAGCATTCTTCGAATTGATTTGCTGAGCCATGCCAGCGATAGAACGTCCCGGTTGAAACTGAATTCGTCGCTCTGAACCGCCGATCTTCAGGTCGAGCGAACCGCCGCCTTGCAAACGCGCCGCATCGGTGATCAAAACTTTCGCATTGCCCGCTTGTTGAGTGATCCCACCAGAAAAGCGTGCCGATCCATTGGGCGGCAACGACAAGATCTCCAGGTCTTTGATCTGACTGGAATCGAGGCCACGCACAACGGAATTCCCGGATCCGCCCAACGTCAATGATTGCCCCAAGAGTTCACTGATCTCAGTCAGTGCTGTGTCGATGCTGCCCTGCAGATTTGTGAAAGAACTACCGGCACGAGCGGCATCCAAAAGCTTTTCACCGATGCCAGCAACCAGTGAGTTGATCCGGTCAGACGTGGTGTTCACGCGACGCAGAAGTGTCTCGGGTTCGGACTGACTGGACGCACGGGCGCTCAGTTGAAAGTTCTCGACGAGGAGAGACCGACTTGCGAAACTCGTTGATGTGCTGGAGCTGATTGTCATCGTAGGGGTACTTGGATTGGAACAGCAAACTGCCCACGTCTCCTAGGAAGGAACCCCCCGGCTCCAAAACTGGCTTCTCGTGAGCCAGCACCTGAACTCTAGGTCAAGAATGGACCTGAAGCGGCAAAAAACATGCGAAATTTTCCACCACCCCTGATCAACCGACGCAATCCTGTCACGGCATTCGCTGCCGTTTTGGAGACAATGCCCTG of the Rhodopirellula baltica SH 1 genome contains:
- a CDS encoding DUF1501 domain-containing protein, giving the protein MTPDFSLQSKRRVFLKQATSTVGAAALAHLLGRDMASAAAPAANLGGMHFAPKAKRIIYLFQSGGPAQQDLFDHKPMLEQMHGRELPPEVRGEQRLTGMSVNQSSLPVAASKFKFAQHGQSGAWLSELLPYHRDIVDDVCFIKSMHTEAINHDPAITFFQTGSQIAGRPSLGSWISYGLGSENDDLPAFVVLVTKGQGGQPLYSRLWGNGFLDSKYQGVQFRGGEDPVLYLSNPEGISRDHRRQQLDSINRLNSHQYQREFDPEIQSRIAQYEMAFKMQTSVPDATDFSDEPESTFDLYGEDAKQPGTFAANCLLARRLAQRDVRFIQLYHQGWDQHSNLPKGIAGQAKETDQASAALVKDLKRLGMLDDTLVIWGGEFGRTSYSQGTLTPGNYGRDHHPRCFTTWMAGGGIRPGMSYGTTDEFSYNVAENGVHVHDFNATILNLMGIDHERLTYKYQGRRFRLTDVHGHVVRDILA
- a CDS encoding FAD-dependent oxidoreductase, which gives rise to MNSVRKPPTQKAIVLLGIGHTNAHVMKQWADRPIAHCDLICISPFPVATYSGMLPGTLGEQFTEEEMQIDLRAMADQAGATLIIAKSTSIDLDTNQIHFSDHVPVSFDVLSIGVGSMPAGWNEHESPLIVPTKPMQTFLRRLSERIDCVDDSKGTNKRVAIVGGGVASIEIALCLHEHLRKQDRLDRVQLDLFSRSPSVSDELNAKSQETILRLLAARNIQTHFNSAVTEIGDDSLTTNEGVTLPFDAVVWATGAAPPTILHQTQLDTDDRGFVATSETLQSLSHQHVFSVGDAGTIVRNPAPKAGVTAVRQSPILWHNLRAFVAETPLKRFRSRKTFLKILNTGDGKGLLDYGWFSFHASWCWTLKTWIDRRFIRQFPSP
- a CDS encoding cytochrome ubiquinol oxidase subunit I — protein: MMDVEILSRLQFAGTIMFHYLFPPLSIGLGLQLFLCELAYYRTRNPAWEAAARFWTRIFAVNFAMGVSTGIVMEFEFGTNWAAYSRFVGDVFGSALAAEGIFAFFLESGFLAVLVFGWDRVGPTMHLFSTLMVFLGSMFSAVWIVVANSWQQTPSGYHIVWHDVQGESLPRAEVTDFWAMVFNPSSVDRLTHTLIGAFVLGAFFVASVCSYYLLKGRHEEIARRCLSIALPTSLLFTILAAATGHDSAQKLVETQPAKLAAMEAHFETTDQPTGLYLFGWPDAEEETVHFGVQLPYLLSLMVYNDPMEPVPGMDQIPSDERPPVWLPFQTFHVMVGLGTMMIGVSSLACWFWFRGTLLQRRWLLWTIVFMPIAAMTANQAGWITAEVGRQPWIVYPSIQDGVEMIGLKTADGLSESVTAEQVLSSIILFGIIYSMLFAVWVFVLNHKIQHGPESVDALLEHKRRTHPGSMSEQFQRTGKSHGGDFLEEDSE
- the cydB gene encoding cytochrome d ubiquinol oxidase subunit II; the protein is MSYETVTFVWFVSLGVLLCGYTILDGFDLGVGILHPFIAKTDEERRLVMNSIGPLWDGNEVWLVTFGGALFAAFPVAYATVFSSFYLAFYLLLTCLIGRAVSLEFRSKVHSPTWRRLWDLGFFLSSTCAALLLGIAGGNVMQGMELGPMYHYEGSLLSQLTWYPLLVGTLTVSLFALHGAIFLYLKTEHELQQRVRAAITPLFYVFAGMYSLVTFATWWHVPHATENIANYPILWVVPILNALAVLNIPRAMHLGKPAYAFFSSAMVILALASLFSVAIFPNFVLSTIDPSYSITLDNARSSESTLNIMLIIAGIGMPCVISYTVIIYWIFHGKVRLDTNSY